One part of the Dyadobacter sp. 676 genome encodes these proteins:
- a CDS encoding carboxypeptidase-like regulatory domain-containing protein, whose protein sequence is MQIRKILHTGLLCALSFVALAQQDGVSLSGHVRSEDGEALPGASVSLKGTSHGTFTGADGKYTLEHVRPGNYRLLVSFMGYRTQARDITLKAGEHFRHNARLVPEARELESVSVIGRTETKEINRQAYNVTAIDARKLPELDARSFPCARPCLGRTCKGKRGRGVEYEFLTEWFHRPPGEVLPRWRADG, encoded by the coding sequence ATGCAAATTAGGAAAATTCTGCATACGGGGCTCCTTTGTGCCTTGTCGTTTGTCGCCCTTGCCCAACAGGACGGTGTCAGCCTGTCGGGGCACGTCAGGTCGGAGGACGGCGAGGCGCTCCCAGGTGCTTCCGTGAGCCTGAAAGGGACTTCGCATGGCACTTTTACCGGCGCCGACGGAAAGTACACCCTCGAACATGTCCGTCCCGGAAATTACCGGCTGCTGGTTTCCTTTATGGGCTATCGAACGCAGGCCAGGGACATTACCCTTAAAGCCGGCGAACATTTCAGGCACAATGCCCGACTGGTTCCGGAAGCCCGGGAGCTGGAATCGGTTTCGGTGATCGGCCGGACTGAGACAAAGGAAATCAACCGCCAGGCTTATAATGTGACGGCCATCGACGCCAGGAAGCTTCCAGAACTCGACGCTCGATCTTTCCCATGCGCTCGACCGTGTCTCGGGCGTACGTGTAAGGGAAAGCGGGGGCGTGGGGTCGAATATGAATTTCTCACTGAATGGTTTCACCGGCCGCCAGGTGAAGTTCTTCCTCGATGGCGTGCCGATGGATAA